The Miscanthus floridulus cultivar M001 chromosome 17, ASM1932011v1, whole genome shotgun sequence genome has a window encoding:
- the LOC136516048 gene encoding predicted GPI-anchored protein 58, with the protein MAATRTPPPGASRPPAVLPTAPCAEPQQPRCPFTPAVPHQPSPPELLGRSHPRARVSVSVFAVATLPCAMPLVSHAVPEPTAAPPCPRARAVAATPPPRSPCCTTAAPPSSACLTQLCLPGHRAVLRRGPCRGQAAHGRVRVPLPCPRAGALATAPCLSTAAAPPLGSSVPRLCSGD; encoded by the coding sequence ATGGCCGCGACCCGCACGCCACCACCGGGCGCGTCACGCCCGCCCGCCGTGCTACCCACTGCTCCATGCGCCGAACCACAGCAGCCGCGCTGCCCTTTCACGCCGGCCGTACCGCACCAGCCAAGCCCCCCGGAGCTCCTCGGCCGTAGCCATCCGCGCGCGCGGGTTTCGGTGTCCGTGTTCGCCGTTGCCACCCTCCCGTGCGCCATGCCGCTGGTGTCCCATGCCGTCCCAGAGCCAACCGCGGCTCCTCCGTGCCCGCGCGCTCGAGCCGTCGCGGCCACGCCACCGCCCCGGAGTCCGTGCTGCACCACCGCGGCGCCGCCCTCCTCTGCTTGCCTCACGCAGCTCTGCCTGCCAGGCCACCGTGCCGTGCTTCGCCGTGGTCCGTGCCGTGGTCAGGCCGCGCACGGTCGTGTCCGCGTGCCTCTTCCATGCCCGCGCGCCGGTGCTCTTGCTACTGCTCCGTGCCTCTCAaccgcagcagcgccgccgctcgGTTCCTCTGTGCCGAGGCTCTGCTCTGGAGATTGA